In Chryseobacterium oryzae, the genomic stretch AAGCATTCGTGTGCAAAGAATTACAGTTGTCGTAAATCGCATACAATGCTTGAAGCGTTGTTCTGATATCGTTAAAATCAATTTCCTGAGCGTGAAGCGAACGTCCAGAGGTCTGGATATGATATTTTAACATCTGACTTCTTTCATCGGCGCCGTATTTCAGTTTCATGGCTTTTGCCCAGATTCTTCTCGCCACACGTCCGATAACCGAATATTCTGGGTCAATACCGTTGGAAAAGAAGAAGGAAAGGTTTGGTGCAAAATCATTGATATCCATCCCTCTTGACAGATAATATTCAACATACGTGAAACCATTTGCCAAAGTAAATGCCAACTGGGAAACCGGATTGGCACCCGCTTCTGCAATGTGATACCCGGAAATAGAAACTGAGTAGAAGTTTCTTACTTTTTCTTTGATGAAATATTCTTGAACGTCACCCATTAATCTCAAAGCAAATTCAGTTGAGAAAATACAAGTGTTTTGTGCTTGATCTTCTTTTAAAATATCAGCCTGCACCGTTCCGCGGACGGTTGCGATGGTTTTAGCCTTAATTTCTGCATAAGCATTGGCAGGGATCACTTCATCACCCGTTATGCCCAATAATTTTAAGCCTAAACCATTATTAGAAGGAGGCAATTCGCCGTTATATTTTGGTCTTTCTAAACCTTTGTCGTCAAATTTTGCTTTTAAAACAGCTTCAACTTTAGCTTCTAAATGATGTTCAGTAATGTATTTTTCAACATTCTGGTCGATGGCAGCATTCATAAAAAATGCCAACAGCATCGGAGCTGGTCCATTAATCGTCATCGATACTGACGTCAATGCATTTACCAAATCAAAACCGGAATACAGTTTTTTTGCATCATCCAGTGTGGCAATCGAAACTCCCGCATTCCCGATTTTACCATAAATATCCGGTGGTAAAGCCGGGTCTTGTCCGTAAAGCGTTACTGAATCGAAAGCCGTAGATAAACGTTTTGCAGGCATTTCTGCAGAAACGTAGTGGAATCTCCTGTTGGTTCTTTCCGGACCACCTTCCCCGGCGAACATTCTCGTTGGATCTTCTCCGGTTCTTTTGAAAGGATAAATCCCTGCGGTGTAAGGGAAGCTCCCCGGGAGATTTTCCTGTCCTTTCCATTGGATGAGGTCGCCCCAATCGTTGTATTTTGGTAACGCAATTTTCGGAATTCTAAGATGAGATAAAGATTCTGTTGAGGTCTCCACTTTAATTTCTTTGCCTCTTACGAAGTAGGAATAAAACTCTTCGTGGAACGCCTTTTTCGTGTCGTCCCAAGTTTTTAGGAAGTCGATATTTTCTTGTTGAAGTTCTTTCTCGGCTTTTTGATATTCGGCGTCTAAAGTTTCGTTGGAAATGATTTTTTTAACCCCATCAATCTGATACATTTTTCGGGCTAACTCCGCTTGTTTTTCAACGTTTTCGTCATACTGTCTGTTGTTTTCAACAATTTCAGAAAGGTAACGGACTCTTTTGGGAGGGATAATCGTTACTTCATCAGTGATTTCTTGTTCGACAAATGTTTTTAAATCCAAATCAGCAAATTTATCATTCACTTTAGACACCAATCTGTTGTATAATTCAGTGGTGCCGTGATCGTTAAACTGCGATGCTTTGGTCGCATAGACTGGCATTTCGTCCAATGGTTGCTCCCATAATAAATGATTTCTTTGGAACTGTTTTCTCACCGCTTGTAGCGCATCCAAAGCGCCCCGTTTATCAGATTTGTTTAGTGCCACCAAATCGGCGTAATCTAACATGTCGATTTTCTCTAACTGCGTAGATGCACCATATTCAGGCGTCATCACATACATAGAAACATCCGAAAAATCAGATACTTCTGAGCCAGATTGTCCGATACCCGAAGTCTCAAGAATGATAACATCTGGATGAGCCAATTTCAATACATTCAAGGCAGAATGAATAAATGGCGAAACCGAAACGTTGTTCTCTCTCGTCGCCATAGAGCGCATGTAAACTCTTGGGTCATTGATGGCGTTCATACGGATTCTGTCTCCCAAAAGTGCGCCTCCGGTTTTCTTTTTAGAAGGATCAATCGAGATAATGGCAATCTTTTTTTCCGGATTTGAGCGGATAAAACGCCTTACCAATTCGTCTGTTAAAGAAGATTTTCCCGCGCCGCCAGTGCCTGTGATACCAATAATTGGGATGTTAAGGTCTTTTGATTTTTCGTTGATGGTAGCTACCAAATCTGGTTTTTCTTCGGAGAAGTTTTCTACCGCAGAGATGATTTTGGCAATACTTGTCGGGTTTTCAAAACTGATGCTGTCCAGATCTTTTGCTTCTACATCTTTGCCTGTGGCAAAGTCCGAGCGGTTTACCAGATCATCAATCATCCCTTGTAATCCGAGTTCGCGACCATCGTCGGGAGAATAAATTCTGTCGATGCCATAATCCATCAGATCTTTAATCTCTTCTGGCAAGATCACGCCGCCACCGCCGCCAAAAATCTTGATTTGTGGCGAGTTTTTTTCTCTCAGAAGATCGTAGATGTATTTAAAATATTCGTTGTGACCACCTTGGTAAGACGTAAGGGCAATGGCATTGGCGTCTTCCTGAATGGCGGTATTCACCACTTCTTCTGCAGATTTGTCGTGACCGAGGTGGATGACTTCGCATCCGGTGCCCTGGATGACACGGCGCATGATATTAATCGCAGCATCGTGCCCATCGAACAACGAGGCGGCTGTAACAATTCTTACTTTATTTTTTGGGGTGTATTTTTGGGTTTCCATAAAAGATTTAGAAAATTTCTTAATTTCCAAATATAATAATAAAATAACAACCTTTATTTTGTTTTTAGTTGTTTGATTGTTTGTGTTTTATATGTTTTGTGAGAATTTGATTATGTATAAATTAATGTGTGTGTTCTGTGGTTTATTATGTTGTTTTATTATTTTAAATTTTCCGGATTAAATTTTTATTTTTGCAATACATTATATTATATGAAAAGAGCATTCGTCTATTTTACATTGGGTACGGTCATCAGTTTTTTAATTAATTATTTATTTGTAGACGGGGAGCATGTTGGGCTGGAAGTATATTATGCTATTGCATTCGGTCTTGCGTGGGGAATGGCTTATTTTTTAGATAATCCAAAATTTTCTTTACTTCAAAAAATGGGTTCTTCATTTGGTGTAATGGCGCTTTTGGTGGTGATAGGAGCACTAATATTCAATCTTGAAAAGGCAATACCATCCATTTTAAAGTTTTCTACTGTTTTTGTTGCTTATTATTTAATCGCAAGCTTTAGGGCAAGTAAATCTTTACGAAACTAAATTTTTTGAGCTTTTCAACTGTAACACAACAGCTTTTAAGAAATTAAAAGCTTCATTTTTAATCAATTTGATTCTAGATAATATCCTTATTATCATTATTTTCAATACTTTAATTGAAAATATATTTTCAGAATAGAAAAATATTTGTACCTTTGCACACCCTTTTAGGGGAAAATTATGTTTAATCTTTAACTAAAACGTGTGAATACATTAAGTTACAAAACTGTTTCAGCGAACAAAGCTACTGCTAATAAAGAATGGGTTGTGGTAGACGCTGAAGGACAACCGTTAGGAAGACTTGCTTCTAAGGTTGCAAAGATTTTGAGAGGTAAGCACAAAGCAAACTTTACACCTCACGTAGATTGTGGTGATAATGTTATTGTTTTGAATGCTGGGAAAGTAACCCTTTCCGGAAACAAGTGGAACGATAAGACTTATATCTGGCATACAGGGTATCCTGGTGGTCAAAAGTCTATGACAGCTGCAGAACTTCAGAAAAAAGATTCTTTAAAAGTATTGGAAAAATCTGTAAAAGGTATGCTTCCAAAAAACAGATTAGGATCTGCATTGTTGAAGAATCTTTATTTATATGAAGGAACTGAACACAAGCACGAAGCTCAACAGCCAAAAACAATTAATGTTAACGAAATTAAATAATTAATTATGTCTATAGTTCACAAAATTGGTAGAAGAAAAACTTCTGTAGCAAGAGTTTATGTAAAACCAGGTGCTG encodes the following:
- the rplM gene encoding 50S ribosomal protein L13 — translated: MNTLSYKTVSANKATANKEWVVVDAEGQPLGRLASKVAKILRGKHKANFTPHVDCGDNVIVLNAGKVTLSGNKWNDKTYIWHTGYPGGQKSMTAAELQKKDSLKVLEKSVKGMLPKNRLGSALLKNLYLYEGTEHKHEAQQPKTINVNEIK
- a CDS encoding methylmalonyl-CoA mutase family protein; the protein is METQKYTPKNKVRIVTAASLFDGHDAAINIMRRVIQGTGCEVIHLGHDKSAEEVVNTAIQEDANAIALTSYQGGHNEYFKYIYDLLREKNSPQIKIFGGGGGVILPEEIKDLMDYGIDRIYSPDDGRELGLQGMIDDLVNRSDFATGKDVEAKDLDSISFENPTSIAKIISAVENFSEEKPDLVATINEKSKDLNIPIIGITGTGGAGKSSLTDELVRRFIRSNPEKKIAIISIDPSKKKTGGALLGDRIRMNAINDPRVYMRSMATRENNVSVSPFIHSALNVLKLAHPDVIILETSGIGQSGSEVSDFSDVSMYVMTPEYGASTQLEKIDMLDYADLVALNKSDKRGALDALQAVRKQFQRNHLLWEQPLDEMPVYATKASQFNDHGTTELYNRLVSKVNDKFADLDLKTFVEQEITDEVTIIPPKRVRYLSEIVENNRQYDENVEKQAELARKMYQIDGVKKIISNETLDAEYQKAEKELQQENIDFLKTWDDTKKAFHEEFYSYFVRGKEIKVETSTESLSHLRIPKIALPKYNDWGDLIQWKGQENLPGSFPYTAGIYPFKRTGEDPTRMFAGEGGPERTNRRFHYVSAEMPAKRLSTAFDSVTLYGQDPALPPDIYGKIGNAGVSIATLDDAKKLYSGFDLVNALTSVSMTINGPAPMLLAFFMNAAIDQNVEKYITEHHLEAKVEAVLKAKFDDKGLERPKYNGELPPSNNGLGLKLLGITGDEVIPANAYAEIKAKTIATVRGTVQADILKEDQAQNTCIFSTEFALRLMGDVQEYFIKEKVRNFYSVSISGYHIAEAGANPVSQLAFTLANGFTYVEYYLSRGMDINDFAPNLSFFFSNGIDPEYSVIGRVARRIWAKAMKLKYGADERSQMLKYHIQTSGRSLHAQEIDFNDIRTTLQALYAIYDNCNSLHTNAYDEAITTPTEQSVRRAMAIQLIINKELGLAKNENPLQGSFIIEELTDLVEEAVYAEFDRITERGGVLGAMETMYQRSKIQEESMHYEWLKHTGEYPIIGVNTFLGKDGSPTVLPGEVIRSTEEEKQAQIETLHNFQKANEAKSEEALKTLQHAAINQQNLFEVMMDAVKYCSLGQITNALFEVGGKYRRNM